The following are encoded together in the Capsulimonas corticalis genome:
- a CDS encoding SGNH/GDSL hydrolase family protein yields MGDRRWMKAALMAALAGAALAGFGGAASAAKSKEGDPQFASGARILFQGDSITEGGRWRNDDLNHIMGQDYAYLIAARCGARHPESSWTFLNRGVSGEKVTDLAKRWTEDAVALKPDLLSVLVGVNDTASVVESGGAGGVGAEEYERVYDQILQQSLRANPNLKIVLGEPFIEPGARTTDHAEFWSAELKKKQEAVERLAAKYHAPVVHYQKMFDDAIHKSKTPVTYWIWDGVHPTYAGHQLMADEWLRTVDTFYYHGRQNRSSPY; encoded by the coding sequence ATGGGCGATCGACGATGGATGAAGGCGGCTCTCATGGCGGCCCTCGCGGGAGCGGCGCTGGCGGGCTTCGGCGGGGCGGCCTCGGCGGCAAAGAGCAAGGAGGGGGATCCGCAGTTCGCATCCGGAGCGCGGATTTTGTTTCAGGGAGACTCGATTACCGAGGGCGGCCGCTGGCGTAACGACGATTTGAACCATATTATGGGACAGGATTACGCGTATCTCATTGCCGCGCGCTGCGGGGCGCGGCATCCCGAGTCCAGCTGGACCTTCCTCAATCGTGGGGTCAGCGGCGAGAAGGTGACGGACCTCGCCAAACGCTGGACCGAGGACGCCGTCGCGCTCAAGCCGGACCTCTTGAGCGTTCTCGTCGGCGTCAACGACACGGCGAGCGTCGTCGAGAGCGGCGGCGCCGGCGGCGTGGGCGCGGAGGAGTACGAGCGGGTGTACGATCAGATCTTACAGCAGTCGCTCCGCGCCAATCCGAATCTGAAGATCGTCCTGGGCGAGCCGTTCATCGAGCCGGGAGCGCGCACGACGGATCATGCGGAGTTTTGGAGCGCGGAGCTCAAGAAGAAACAGGAAGCGGTAGAGCGGCTGGCGGCCAAATACCACGCGCCGGTCGTCCACTACCAGAAGATGTTCGACGACGCGATCCACAAGTCCAAGACGCCCGTCACGTATTGGATTTGGGACGGCGTTCACCCCACGTACGCGGGCCATCAGCTCATGGCCGACGAATGGCTGCGAACCGTCGACACGTTCTACTATCACGGCCGGCAAAATAGGAGTTCCCCGTACTGA
- a CDS encoding right-handed parallel beta-helix repeat-containing protein: MIYSSIERAWRWGCAVAIMGVSVCTQASAQSLAEMASQGVGKTYYVAANGNNANPGTLALPWRTIQYAADAVTAGGTVYVRGGVYNEQVKIRRSGSAAGGYLTFRSYPGEVASVSGKGLSPGGQSGLIDIANQSYVIVQGFDIGGFTTASSSNVPVGIFITGAGTNIQILGNHVHNITTTVTSASGNALGVAVYGTNGAAPIGNLVISGNEVDHLKTGQSESVTINGNVQNFQVTNNQVHDNNNIGIDAIGFEGTSPVASTDQARDGVISGNLVYNITSAKNPAYGGSLGADGIYVDGGTRITVERNVIHHADIGIELASEHKGKVTSEVTARSNIVYDSYMVGVTIGGYAATVGGTDRCAIVNNTLCNNDINSTGSGEFQIQYHATNNIFDNNIVSAGAQGLFVNSFTRSAAAPATLANNLYYSAVGAASGEWLWNGVTWTGFSAFQIGTKNDSASKFASPQFVNAAALDFRVAATSPAVGAGVNLGTTLEGLLDIAGAPRVRGANIDVGAYEQ; this comes from the coding sequence GTGATCTATTCGTCGATCGAGCGGGCGTGGCGTTGGGGCTGCGCCGTTGCAATCATGGGAGTGTCGGTCTGTACACAAGCGTCTGCGCAGAGTTTGGCGGAGATGGCTAGTCAGGGAGTCGGCAAGACGTATTATGTGGCCGCGAACGGCAACAATGCCAATCCGGGGACGCTGGCGTTGCCGTGGCGGACGATTCAATATGCGGCGGACGCGGTGACGGCGGGCGGGACGGTTTATGTGCGGGGCGGGGTCTATAATGAGCAGGTGAAGATCCGTCGCTCGGGATCGGCGGCGGGGGGATATTTGACGTTTCGCAGCTATCCCGGGGAGGTGGCGTCGGTGAGCGGCAAGGGGCTGTCGCCGGGCGGGCAGTCCGGGCTGATCGATATTGCGAACCAGAGTTATGTGATCGTGCAGGGGTTTGATATCGGCGGATTCACGACGGCGAGCAGCAGTAACGTTCCTGTGGGGATCTTTATCACGGGTGCGGGGACGAATATTCAGATCCTTGGCAACCACGTTCACAATATCACAACCACCGTGACCAGCGCGTCAGGGAACGCGCTGGGCGTGGCGGTTTATGGGACGAATGGCGCGGCGCCGATCGGCAATCTCGTGATCAGCGGCAACGAAGTGGACCATCTGAAGACCGGCCAGAGTGAATCGGTGACGATCAATGGAAACGTCCAGAACTTCCAGGTGACGAATAACCAGGTGCACGACAACAACAATATTGGGATTGACGCCATTGGGTTTGAAGGGACATCGCCTGTCGCGAGCACGGATCAGGCGCGCGACGGCGTGATCAGCGGCAATCTGGTTTACAATATCACGTCTGCCAAGAACCCCGCGTATGGCGGTTCGCTGGGCGCGGATGGGATTTATGTCGATGGCGGAACGCGCATCACGGTCGAGCGCAATGTCATTCACCATGCAGATATCGGTATCGAACTCGCCAGCGAGCATAAGGGCAAAGTCACCAGCGAAGTGACCGCTCGAAGCAACATCGTTTATGATTCTTACATGGTCGGCGTCACCATCGGCGGATACGCCGCGACGGTCGGCGGGACCGACCGGTGCGCGATCGTGAACAACACGCTCTGCAATAACGACATCAACTCCACCGGAAGCGGCGAGTTTCAGATCCAGTACCACGCGACGAATAATATCTTCGACAATAATATCGTCAGCGCCGGCGCGCAGGGGCTGTTCGTCAACAGCTTCACACGCAGCGCCGCCGCGCCGGCGACACTGGCCAACAACCTGTACTACAGCGCCGTCGGCGCCGCCAGCGGCGAGTGGCTGTGGAACGGCGTGACCTGGACCGGCTTCTCCGCGTTTCAGATCGGGACGAAAAACGACTCGGCCTCGAAGTTCGCCAGCCCGCAATTTGTGAACGCCGCCGCGCTGGATTTCCGAGTCGCCGCAACATCCCCCGCCGTCGGCGCGGGCGTGAACCTGGGGACGACGCTGGAAGGTCTTCTCGATATCGCCGGCGCCCCGCGCGTCCGGGGCGCGAATATTGACGTGGGCGCTTACGAGCAGTAG
- a CDS encoding luciferase family protein: MFRFVTTHLQFLGKVPGLVHVFEAVLILESTLLHRPRLAAIRQVRQEALSWPGVTQRANEHGGTRFDLGRREIGHMHGNGLVDILFTKAIRDEVISAGAAEQHHLYPKSNWVSLFLQNEDDARTAAALLRRNYERLKAL; this comes from the coding sequence ATGTTCCGATTTGTGACCACACACTTACAATTTCTCGGCAAAGTCCCCGGGCTGGTCCACGTCTTCGAGGCCGTTTTGATTCTGGAATCGACGCTCTTGCATCGTCCGCGCCTCGCCGCTATTCGTCAGGTGCGGCAAGAAGCGCTGTCCTGGCCGGGCGTCACACAGCGCGCAAACGAACACGGCGGAACGCGGTTCGATCTGGGACGGCGGGAGATCGGGCATATGCACGGCAATGGACTGGTGGATATTTTATTCACGAAGGCGATTCGGGACGAGGTGATTTCGGCAGGCGCTGCCGAGCAGCACCATCTTTATCCCAAGTCCAACTGGGTCAGCCTGTTTTTGCAAAACGAAGATGACGCCCGGACGGCGGCGGCGCTGTTGCGGCGCAACTACGAGCGCCTGAAGGCGCTGTGA
- a CDS encoding type II toxin-antitoxin system ParD family antitoxin: protein MMTNMNVSLPENLKDYVEAQVADGGYGTTSEYLRELIREDKKRKAQERLETLLLEGLESGDAIPVTPDFWKQLWERVDTRRKGKHGGDSV, encoded by the coding sequence ATGATGACGAATATGAATGTCTCTCTGCCGGAGAATCTGAAAGATTATGTTGAGGCGCAAGTCGCGGACGGTGGATATGGAACCACGAGCGAGTATTTGCGTGAACTTATTCGCGAAGACAAAAAGCGCAAAGCGCAAGAGCGGTTGGAAACTCTTCTCCTGGAAGGACTGGAAAGTGGAGACGCTATTCCCGTAACCCCGGATTTCTGGAAGCAGCTATGGGAGCGAGTGGATACGCGCCGGAAAGGTAAGCATGGCGGGGACAGTGTATGA